From a single Flavobacterium sp. genomic region:
- a CDS encoding VPS10 domain-containing protein yields MKQITLLFLLIVQSTIAQNTLFNQVEAKNIGPTIMSGRVVDLAVNPKNPTEFYVAYASGGLWYTNNNGTSFTPVMDSAASVNCGSVTVDWKSGTIWVGTGEVNASRSSYAGIGVLKSSDKGKTWENLGLNDSHHISRIWVNPTNLNEIVVAAVGHLYTTNKERGIYKSTDGGKSWKQTLFVAEDTGIIDLAVSKNNPKIMFAASWQKDRKAWHFDGDGEKSGIYKSEDGGTSWNLVTTKESGFPANECVGRIGLALFSEKVIYAVVDNQNKRPKTASKNKLTTMLASPGADFMEISNKELNRALKESGFRDKYRAENIKNWVANNNMEPYEVLAILSDANKALFETEVIGCEVYKSEDGGKSWKRTNQNFIDDMFYTYGYYFANISVDENNQNRVYIGGVPLLFSEDGGKTFAAISKENVHADHHVTWINPENPNHIINGNDGGVNISYDNGAHWIKCNNEAVSQLYAVNVDYQENYNVYGGMQDNGVWFGPNNYSHNVAWHQEGKYPYQELMGGDGMQIQIDSRNPNVVFTGYQFGNYYKINQKEGKFDFISPAAPKGEKPYRFNWQTPILLSSHNQDILYMGSEFLHRSMNQGETWEKISGDLTNGAKEGNVAFGTITTISESKFQFGLLYVGSDDGKIYVSKDGGVSWQLISGNLPQNLWVSRVVASSHKKERVYATLNGYRNDIFESYVFVSEDFGSNWTPISNGLTQSVNVIVEDSANENILYVGTDNGLFISLDKGITWQDFSNGMPNVAVHDAVIQTKAKELIVGTHGRSIYKMDISKVQELTKEVLAKNLHVFKVNDRTKSERWGTQNYAWGKTSEPSQTIWFYSNVDGVVNVAITNETGMVVHTQKVAAKKGLNSFAYDYSLSEEVAEKWNKKDKNIKIKEAENKKFYLPVGKYKITVSKDKVTEIKSFEVIAPKK; encoded by the coding sequence ATGAAGCAAATTACACTACTGTTTTTATTGATTGTGCAATCAACAATTGCTCAAAACACTTTATTTAATCAAGTGGAAGCTAAGAATATCGGTCCAACGATTATGAGTGGTCGTGTGGTAGATTTGGCAGTAAATCCAAAAAATCCAACCGAGTTTTATGTTGCTTATGCTTCTGGCGGACTTTGGTATACAAACAACAACGGTACTTCTTTCACTCCTGTGATGGATTCGGCTGCATCGGTAAATTGTGGTTCGGTTACTGTAGATTGGAAATCAGGAACCATTTGGGTAGGAACAGGTGAGGTGAATGCTTCACGCTCTTCTTATGCAGGAATAGGCGTTTTAAAATCTTCAGATAAAGGTAAAACTTGGGAAAATTTAGGATTGAACGATTCGCATCATATTAGCCGAATTTGGGTCAACCCAACTAATTTGAATGAAATTGTAGTAGCGGCTGTTGGACATTTGTATACAACGAATAAAGAACGCGGTATTTACAAATCAACTGATGGCGGAAAATCGTGGAAACAAACTTTGTTTGTAGCGGAAGATACTGGAATTATTGACTTAGCGGTTTCGAAAAATAATCCAAAAATCATGTTTGCGGCGTCTTGGCAAAAAGATAGAAAAGCGTGGCATTTTGATGGTGATGGAGAAAAATCAGGTATTTATAAAAGTGAAGATGGCGGAACTTCTTGGAATTTAGTTACCACAAAAGAAAGTGGATTTCCTGCCAATGAATGTGTGGGAAGAATTGGTTTAGCATTATTCAGTGAAAAGGTAATTTATGCCGTTGTTGATAATCAGAACAAACGGCCAAAAACAGCTTCAAAAAATAAATTAACTACAATGTTAGCTTCGCCAGGAGCTGATTTCATGGAAATTTCTAACAAAGAATTAAATCGTGCTTTGAAAGAAAGTGGTTTTAGAGATAAATACCGTGCGGAAAACATTAAAAATTGGGTTGCCAATAACAATATGGAACCATATGAAGTTTTAGCAATTCTTTCTGATGCGAATAAAGCATTGTTTGAAACGGAAGTAATTGGTTGCGAAGTTTACAAGTCCGAAGATGGCGGGAAATCTTGGAAAAGAACGAATCAGAATTTTATTGATGATATGTTTTATACCTACGGATATTATTTTGCAAACATTTCGGTAGATGAGAACAATCAAAATCGTGTTTATATAGGTGGCGTTCCGTTATTGTTTTCCGAAGATGGTGGAAAAACATTTGCTGCAATTTCAAAAGAAAATGTACATGCCGATCATCACGTAACTTGGATCAATCCCGAAAATCCAAACCACATTATTAATGGAAATGATGGTGGGGTAAATATTTCGTACGACAACGGAGCACATTGGATTAAATGCAACAACGAAGCGGTAAGTCAGTTATATGCAGTGAATGTAGATTACCAAGAAAATTATAATGTATATGGTGGGATGCAAGACAACGGCGTTTGGTTTGGACCTAATAATTATTCGCACAATGTTGCTTGGCATCAAGAAGGAAAATATCCATATCAGGAATTAATGGGTGGTGACGGGATGCAAATTCAAATTGATAGTCGCAATCCAAATGTGGTTTTTACAGGTTATCAATTTGGGAATTATTACAAAATCAATCAAAAAGAGGGTAAGTTTGATTTTATCTCTCCAGCCGCTCCCAAGGGAGAAAAACCTTATCGTTTCAATTGGCAAACCCCAATTTTGTTGTCATCGCACAATCAAGATATTTTGTACATGGGATCGGAATTTTTACACCGTTCTATGAATCAAGGGGAAACTTGGGAAAAGATTTCGGGTGATTTAACCAATGGTGCTAAAGAAGGAAACGTGGCTTTTGGAACGATAACTACCATTTCGGAAAGTAAATTTCAATTCGGATTGCTTTACGTAGGTTCGGATGATGGAAAAATATATGTTTCGAAAGATGGCGGTGTTTCTTGGCAATTGATTTCTGGTAATTTACCTCAAAACTTATGGGTTTCAAGAGTTGTAGCTTCGTCTCACAAAAAAGAACGAGTTTATGCCACATTAAACGGTTATAGAAATGATATTTTTGAAAGTTATGTTTTTGTTTCGGAAGATTTTGGTTCGAATTGGACTCCAATTTCAAACGGATTAACGCAATCGGTTAATGTAATTGTTGAAGATTCAGCAAACGAAAATATTTTATACGTTGGAACTGATAATGGCTTATTTATTTCATTAGACAAAGGCATAACTTGGCAAGATTTTTCTAACGGAATGCCAAATGTGGCGGTTCATGATGCAGTTATTCAAACGAAAGCAAAAGAATTAATCGTTGGAACTCACGGTCGTTCTATTTATAAAATGGATATTTCTAAAGTGCAAGAATTAACTAAGGAAGTTCTGGCTAAAAATCTTCACGTTTTTAAAGTGAATGATAGAACAAAATCTGAGCGTTGGGGAACTCAAAATTACGCGTGGGGAAAAACCAGTGAGCCTTCACAAACGATTTGGTTTTACTCAAATGTTGATGGAGTTGTGAATGTTGCTATTACAAATGAAACAGGAATGGTTGTGCATACTCAAAAAGTAGCAGCAAAAAAAGGATTGAATTCATTTGCGTATGATTATTCGCTATCAGAAGAAGTTGCTGAAAAGTGGAATAAAAAAGATAAAAACATCAAAATAAAAGAAGCTGAAAATAAGAAGTTTTATTTGCCTGTTGGGAAATATAAAATAACAGTTTCAAAAGATAAAGTAACAGAAATCAAATCATTTGAAGTTATAGCTCCAAAAAAATAA
- a CDS encoding ChaN family lipoprotein, with protein sequence MKKIVLSVFLCATIITFAQDKKAYQIFDKNGKKTSYEKLLKAGEKSDVVLFGEYHDNSVVHWLQLEFTKDLAEKKALVLGAEMLEADNQTQVNQYLNGEINQKQLDSTARLWKNYKTDYKPLVDFAKEKKFRFIATNVPRRYASLVFKKDLVALDSLSVQEKSWIAPLPIEFDINLPGYKSMMGMQGGHAGEKMPKAQAIKDATMAYFIHKNRTENSVFVHYNGTYHSDNYEGINWYLKKYDSGIKIVTIATVEQKDLLKLETEHYNKADFILVIDEDVTKTY encoded by the coding sequence ATGAAAAAAATAGTATTGAGTGTTTTTCTTTGCGCAACAATTATAACTTTTGCACAAGACAAAAAAGCGTATCAAATTTTTGATAAAAACGGTAAAAAAACGTCGTATGAAAAACTCTTAAAAGCTGGAGAAAAATCGGATGTTGTTTTGTTTGGCGAATATCATGACAATTCTGTTGTGCATTGGTTGCAACTAGAATTTACTAAAGATTTAGCAGAAAAGAAAGCATTAGTTTTAGGTGCCGAAATGCTAGAAGCTGATAATCAAACGCAAGTGAATCAATATTTGAATGGAGAAATCAATCAAAAACAATTGGATTCAACCGCACGTCTTTGGAAAAATTATAAGACCGATTATAAACCTTTAGTTGATTTTGCAAAGGAAAAGAAATTCCGTTTTATTGCAACAAATGTACCTCGAAGATATGCTTCGTTAGTGTTTAAAAAAGATTTAGTGGCTTTGGATTCGCTTTCTGTTCAAGAAAAGTCATGGATTGCGCCTTTACCAATTGAATTTGATATTAATTTACCAGGTTATAAAAGTATGATGGGTATGCAAGGCGGTCATGCGGGTGAAAAAATGCCAAAAGCGCAAGCCATAAAAGACGCTACAATGGCTTATTTTATTCATAAAAACCGAACCGAAAATAGCGTTTTTGTTCACTATAACGGAACGTATCATTCTGATAATTATGAAGGAATTAATTGGTATTTGAAAAAATATGACTCTGGCATAAAAATTGTAACAATTGCAACTGTAGAACAAAAAGATTTGTTAAAATTAGAAACAGAACATTACAATAAAGCCGACTTTATTCTCGTTATAGATGAGGATGTTACAAAAACGTATTAA
- a CDS encoding succinate dehydrogenase cytochrome b subunit: MAKSALLKSSIVKKYWMALTGLFLCLFLAGHLAGNLQLIFGTSKQFNEYALFMTTNPAVKLLSYLTYISILFHAIDGIMLTIQNKKARPIGYAKTDGSSSSLASRNMAVLGTVILVFIATHMVNFWAKMHFDKNMPLVTKEMDNGMGQKQVQLVGTKDSQMPFMQLDQNGKLSKEFFETIKAQTQGQYDLEVQDITKIVNKKTGEVIFEGYKDLYKLTVDFFKDAKYGLFFTIGYVLAMLALAFHLWHGFQSAFQSLGVNNKFTPTIKFFGRAFAIVVPLLFAIIPVILHFKK, encoded by the coding sequence ATGGCAAAATCAGCACTATTAAAGTCATCTATAGTTAAAAAATACTGGATGGCTCTTACAGGTTTATTTTTATGCTTGTTTTTGGCGGGGCACTTGGCAGGAAATCTTCAGTTGATTTTTGGGACAAGTAAGCAGTTTAATGAATATGCATTATTCATGACCACCAATCCGGCAGTTAAGTTACTTTCTTACCTTACTTACATTTCAATTTTATTCCATGCAATTGATGGAATTATGTTAACTATCCAAAACAAAAAAGCAAGACCAATTGGTTATGCTAAAACAGACGGTTCTTCTAGTAGTCTAGCTTCTAGAAACATGGCGGTTTTAGGAACTGTGATTTTGGTGTTCATTGCTACACACATGGTAAACTTTTGGGCAAAAATGCATTTTGATAAAAATATGCCTTTAGTTACCAAAGAGATGGACAATGGAATGGGTCAAAAGCAAGTGCAATTAGTGGGAACAAAAGATTCTCAAATGCCATTTATGCAATTAGATCAAAACGGAAAATTATCTAAAGAATTTTTCGAAACGATTAAAGCACAAACACAAGGGCAGTACGATTTAGAAGTGCAAGACATTACTAAAATTGTTAACAAAAAAACAGGTGAAGTGATTTTTGAAGGCTACAAAGATTTGTATAAACTTACAGTAGATTTCTTTAAAGATGCTAAATACGGTTTGTTTTTTACCATTGGTTATGTGTTAGCTATGTTGGCTTTAGCTTTTCATTTATGGCATGGATTCCAAAGTGCTTTCCAATCTTTAGGAGTAAACAATAAATTTACGCCTACAATCAAGTTTTTCGGTAGAGCATTTGCAATTGTAGTACCACTATTGTTTGCAATTATTCCAGTTATCTTACACTTTAAAAAATAA
- a CDS encoding fumarate reductase/succinate dehydrogenase flavoprotein subunit, which yields MKLDSKIPAGPLKDKWTDHKNHLKLVAPNNRPKIDIIVVGTGLAGASAAASLGEMGYNVKAFCFQDSPRRAHSIAAQGGINAAKNYQNDGDSIYRLFYDTIKGGDYRAREANVHRLAEVSGNIIDQCVAQGVPFAREYGGMLDNRSFGGTQVQRTFYAAGQTGQQLLLGAYSALSRQIGLGRVKMYNRHEMLDLVKVDGKARGIIARNLVTGAIERHSAHAVVIASGGYGNVYFLSTNAMGSNVTAAWKVHKQGALFANPCYVQIHPTCIPVHGTNQAKLTLMSESLRNSGRIWVPKTKEDAAAVREGKLKPSDIPEDARDYYLERKYPSFGNLAPRDISSRAAKEVCDEGRGIESNDTNEGVFLDFSTEIQTKGKQAAFAKGNHNPTPEEIISLGKQWLKEKYGNLFTMYQKITDENPYETPMKIYPAVHYTMGGVWVDYNLQSTIPGCFVAGEANFSDHGANRLGASALMQGLADGYFVLPYTISNYLADEIRTGKITTDAPEFAEAEARVKDSISKFLNNKGSKSVDYFHKKLGLIMWNKVGMGRNEKGLTEAIAEIAELKEDFYKEVNVPGSNDELNPQLEKALRVADLIDLGQLMAMDALQRKESCGGHFREEYQDAEGETLRDDENFSFVGAWEYKGADITKEELHKEELKYEFIKIAARNYK from the coding sequence ATGAAGTTAGATTCTAAAATACCAGCAGGTCCATTAAAAGACAAATGGACCGATCATAAAAATCACTTAAAATTAGTTGCTCCAAATAATAGACCAAAAATCGATATTATTGTGGTTGGAACTGGTTTAGCAGGTGCTTCTGCTGCTGCTTCTCTTGGAGAAATGGGTTACAATGTAAAAGCATTCTGTTTTCAAGATTCTCCTCGTCGTGCACACTCTATTGCAGCGCAAGGAGGTATCAATGCAGCAAAAAATTATCAAAATGATGGTGATAGTATTTACCGTCTGTTCTATGATACTATTAAAGGTGGTGACTACCGTGCGCGTGAAGCAAATGTTCACCGTTTAGCTGAAGTTTCTGGAAATATTATCGACCAATGTGTGGCACAAGGAGTTCCTTTTGCTCGCGAATATGGTGGAATGTTAGATAACCGTTCGTTTGGTGGGACGCAAGTACAACGTACTTTCTACGCTGCTGGACAAACAGGACAACAATTATTATTAGGCGCATATTCTGCTTTATCAAGACAAATCGGGTTAGGACGTGTAAAAATGTACAACCGTCACGAAATGTTAGATTTAGTTAAAGTTGATGGAAAAGCTCGTGGAATCATTGCCCGTAATTTAGTTACTGGAGCTATAGAAAGACATTCGGCTCATGCTGTTGTTATAGCTTCTGGAGGTTATGGAAACGTGTATTTCCTTTCTACTAATGCGATGGGAAGTAATGTAACTGCAGCATGGAAAGTTCACAAACAAGGTGCTTTATTTGCAAACCCATGTTATGTTCAAATTCATCCAACCTGTATTCCAGTTCATGGAACTAATCAAGCAAAATTGACTTTGATGTCTGAGTCGTTGCGAAATTCAGGACGAATTTGGGTGCCAAAAACAAAAGAAGATGCAGCTGCGGTAAGAGAAGGTAAATTAAAACCATCGGATATACCTGAAGATGCAAGAGATTATTACTTAGAAAGAAAATATCCATCTTTTGGAAATTTAGCACCACGAGATATCTCTTCTAGAGCAGCAAAAGAAGTTTGTGATGAAGGTAGAGGAATTGAGTCTAATGATACTAATGAAGGCGTATTTTTAGATTTTTCAACCGAAATACAAACAAAAGGAAAACAAGCAGCTTTTGCTAAAGGAAATCATAATCCAACTCCTGAAGAAATTATTTCATTAGGGAAACAATGGTTAAAAGAAAAATATGGGAACTTGTTTACCATGTATCAAAAAATTACGGATGAAAATCCTTATGAAACCCCGATGAAAATTTATCCAGCAGTGCATTACACTATGGGTGGTGTTTGGGTTGATTATAACTTACAATCTACAATTCCTGGTTGTTTCGTAGCTGGAGAAGCTAATTTCTCTGACCACGGAGCAAATCGTTTAGGAGCCTCTGCTCTAATGCAAGGATTAGCCGATGGTTATTTCGTTTTACCATACACTATTTCTAATTATTTAGCTGATGAAATCAGAACGGGTAAAATTACTACTGATGCTCCAGAATTTGCTGAGGCAGAAGCTAGAGTAAAAGATTCAATCAGCAAATTCTTAAACAATAAAGGTTCTAAATCGGTAGATTATTTCCACAAAAAATTAGGTTTGATTATGTGGAATAAAGTAGGAATGGGACGTAATGAAAAAGGATTAACGGAAGCAATCGCTGAAATAGCGGAATTGAAAGAAGATTTTTATAAAGAAGTGAATGTTCCAGGAAGCAATGACGAGTTGAACCCTCAACTTGAAAAAGCTTTAAGAGTTGCAGATTTAATTGATTTAGGTCAATTAATGGCAATGGATGCTTTACAACGTAAAGAATCTTGTGGAGGTCATTTCCGTGAAGAATACCAAGATGCTGAAGGCGAAACACTACGTGATGATGAGAATTTCTCATTTGTAGGAGCATGGGAATATAAAGGAGCCGATATTACAAAAGAAGAACTTCATAAAGAAGAATTGAAATACGAGTTTATTAAAATTGCAGCTAGAAATTACAAATAA
- a CDS encoding succinate dehydrogenase/fumarate reductase iron-sulfur subunit, whose translation MSAAKNININLKIWRQKNASSKGSMETYKLDNVSTASSFLEMLDQLNEQLINERKEPVAFDHDCREGICGMCSLYINGRAHGPDTGITTCQLHMRMFNDGDTIYIEPWRSKAFPVIKDLVVDRTAFDRIQQAGGFVSVNTSGNTIDANSIPVPKVDADKAFEAAACIGCGACVATCKNGSAMLFVGAKVSQYALLPQGKVEATQRVMNMVRQMDEEGFGNCTNTGACEIECPKGISLENIARMNREFLKASLK comes from the coding sequence ATGAGTGCAGCAAAAAATATCAATATAAACCTTAAAATTTGGCGTCAAAAGAACGCTAGTTCTAAAGGGAGCATGGAAACTTATAAATTAGATAATGTTTCTACTGCAAGTTCGTTTTTGGAAATGCTAGACCAATTAAACGAGCAATTAATTAACGAAAGAAAAGAACCAGTTGCCTTTGATCATGATTGTCGTGAAGGTATTTGTGGAATGTGTTCTTTATACATCAACGGACGTGCTCACGGACCTGATACTGGAATTACCACGTGTCAGTTACACATGAGAATGTTCAACGATGGTGATACGATTTACATTGAACCATGGAGAAGTAAAGCATTCCCTGTAATCAAAGATTTAGTGGTAGATAGAACCGCTTTCGATAGAATTCAGCAAGCTGGAGGTTTCGTATCGGTAAATACTTCGGGAAATACGATTGATGCTAACTCCATTCCAGTTCCTAAAGTTGATGCAGACAAAGCGTTTGAAGCAGCTGCATGTATTGGTTGTGGTGCTTGTGTGGCGACTTGTAAAAATGGTTCTGCGATGTTATTCGTAGGAGCTAAAGTGTCACAATATGCATTATTACCACAAGGTAAAGTAGAAGCTACACAACGTGTAATGAATATGGTTCGTCAAATGGACGAAGAAGGTTTCGGAAACTGTACAAATACTGGAGCATGTGAAATCGAATGTCCAAAAGGTATTTCGTTAGAAAATATTGCTCGTATGAATAGAGAATTTTTAAAAGCTTCTTTAAAATAA
- a CDS encoding nitrilase family protein has product MKVAVFQTKLAWENPTVNRKFIEEYFLNEDESFDLFVLPEMFTSGFTMNPTAVAETMEGTTITWLKDLAKKKTCAITGSLVIKEHEKFYNRMVFVFPSGEVQYYNKRHLFTLAGEDKIYTKGSEKAIVNYNNWNICLQICYDLRFPVFARNVENYDLLLYVANWPKPRINAWDALLKARAIENMCYTIGVNRIGEDANQLEYPGHSKAIDFLGNTLIDCENELGVFIFELDKNTQNEAREKFNFLYDRDYFDIH; this is encoded by the coding sequence ATGAAAGTAGCTGTTTTTCAAACCAAATTAGCTTGGGAAAACCCAACAGTAAATCGAAAATTCATTGAAGAATATTTTTTAAATGAAGACGAATCGTTTGATTTATTCGTTTTGCCCGAAATGTTTACTTCTGGTTTTACCATGAATCCAACCGCTGTAGCCGAAACAATGGAAGGCACAACGATAACGTGGTTAAAGGATTTAGCTAAAAAGAAAACATGCGCTATTACGGGTAGTTTAGTAATCAAAGAACACGAAAAATTCTACAACCGAATGGTGTTTGTTTTTCCGTCGGGAGAAGTTCAATATTACAACAAACGACACCTTTTTACTTTGGCAGGAGAAGATAAAATCTATACTAAAGGCTCTGAAAAAGCAATTGTAAATTATAACAATTGGAACATTTGTTTGCAAATTTGCTACGATTTACGATTCCCGGTTTTTGCTAGAAATGTTGAAAATTATGATTTATTACTATATGTTGCTAATTGGCCAAAGCCGAGAATTAACGCCTGGGACGCTCTTTTAAAAGCCCGAGCTATAGAAAACATGTGTTACACTATTGGGGTTAACAGAATAGGGGAAGATGCCAATCAATTAGAATATCCTGGACATTCTAAAGCGATTGATTTTTTAGGGAATACGTTGATAGACTGCGAAAATGAATTAGGTGTTTTTATCTTTGAATTGGATAAAAACACGCAAAACGAGGCACGTGAAAAGTTTAATTTTCTATATGATAGGGATTATTTTGACATTCACTAA
- a CDS encoding Ig-like domain-containing protein, with the protein MTKLKNITFLLASLLLLTNCAKRGTITGGDKDTIAPKIINSAPENFSTNFKGTEIKINFDELIKVKNINKQLIISPPMKKQPVVIPQGSASKFISIKIIDTLQENTTYSFNFGQSITDNNEGNPYSQFKYVFSTGSYIDSLTVVGKIKDAFEQKPDNFVSIMLYDAKTFTDSTVYKETPLYVTNTLDSLKVFSLENLKEGSYKIVAMKDVSSNNIYNPTVDKIGFLDYAVTIPTSDMFELELFKEKKKFKAEKPTQESNNKLFLGYEGDFKNTKITASYNNKEVPIKVVKFPEKNKDSVQIFYPNMKMDSIQISVTNGQFSKSFSTKLKDLKESDSLKIEKKTGGILAFRDSFVIKSKTPISALDNSKITFRNKDSVVLNFTSKILDFEQEVAFDFKKEEDEKYTVEFLPGAIKDFYNKENDTLKYTVTTKQIADYGNLKINLTNVKRFPFIVELLDKDVLLYSAIATKETSIYFETIEPRLYTLRIIFDDNANNEWDTGDYLAKKQAEEIIYFPKLIDVRANWDVEQDFILD; encoded by the coding sequence ATGACAAAGTTAAAAAACATAACCTTTTTATTAGCAAGCCTTTTATTATTAACAAATTGCGCCAAACGAGGCACAATAACTGGTGGCGATAAGGATACAATTGCACCGAAAATAATTAATAGCGCACCTGAAAATTTTTCTACTAATTTTAAAGGAACCGAAATAAAAATAAATTTTGATGAACTAATCAAGGTTAAGAACATTAACAAACAGTTGATTATTTCACCTCCCATGAAAAAACAACCTGTAGTTATTCCTCAAGGAAGTGCTAGTAAATTTATTTCCATTAAAATTATCGATACTTTACAGGAAAACACAACGTATAGTTTCAATTTTGGACAAAGCATTACCGACAATAATGAAGGGAATCCATATTCTCAATTTAAATACGTTTTTTCTACAGGAAGTTATATAGATTCTTTAACGGTTGTAGGCAAAATAAAAGATGCATTTGAGCAAAAACCAGATAATTTTGTTTCAATCATGTTGTATGATGCCAAAACCTTTACTGATTCTACCGTATATAAAGAAACACCGCTGTATGTTACTAACACCTTAGATAGTTTAAAAGTGTTTTCTTTAGAAAACCTTAAAGAAGGAAGCTACAAAATTGTCGCAATGAAAGACGTATCTAGTAATAATATTTATAATCCTACAGTTGATAAAATAGGGTTTTTGGATTATGCTGTTACAATTCCTACCTCAGATATGTTTGAATTAGAATTGTTCAAAGAAAAGAAAAAATTTAAAGCTGAAAAACCAACACAAGAAAGCAACAATAAACTTTTCTTAGGCTACGAAGGAGATTTTAAAAACACTAAAATTACCGCTTCCTACAACAACAAAGAAGTGCCCATTAAAGTGGTAAAATTTCCTGAAAAAAATAAAGATTCCGTTCAAATTTTTTACCCAAATATGAAAATGGATTCTATCCAAATTTCGGTAACAAATGGTCAATTTTCCAAATCATTTAGCACTAAACTTAAAGACCTAAAAGAATCTGACTCATTAAAAATTGAAAAGAAAACAGGAGGAATTTTAGCTTTTAGGGATTCTTTTGTTATTAAGTCTAAAACACCTATTTCTGCTTTAGACAATTCTAAAATAACATTCCGAAATAAAGATTCTGTTGTGTTAAATTTCACTTCTAAAATCTTAGATTTTGAACAAGAAGTTGCCTTCGATTTCAAAAAAGAAGAAGATGAGAAATACACTGTAGAGTTTTTGCCTGGTGCCATAAAAGATTTTTATAACAAAGAAAATGATACTCTAAAATATACTGTAACTACCAAACAAATTGCAGATTATGGCAATTTAAAAATAAATTTAACCAATGTAAAACGCTTTCCTTTTATTGTGGAGCTATTGGACAAGGATGTGTTGCTTTATTCGGCTATAGCAACCAAGGAAACCAGCATCTATTTTGAAACCATTGAACCCCGACTTTATACGCTAAGAATCATTTTTGATGATAATGCAAATAACGAATGGGATACAGGCGACTACTTAGCCAAAAAACAAGCAGAAGAAATTATTTACTTCCCAAAACTGATTGATGTTAGAGCCAATTGGGATGTAGAACAAGATTTTATATTAGATTAG
- a CDS encoding ComF family protein: MLKYLINLFFPKLCLGCNSLLLSNEQTICSACNHSLPHTNHHLLKNNETTTKFYGIIPLEFSAAMLYFHKKGIVQNLIHNLKYKNHQEIGTLLGRWYAKDLEAISKVKMFSEIIPVPLHKKRLEERGYNQVTTFCEALSNELQIPYNTTLLLKNRYSKTQTKKDKENRKEISNALFDVTYTEADHNKHFLLVDDVMTTGATLEACAKALLKIPNSKVSIVTIAYTQS; this comes from the coding sequence ATGCTAAAATACCTGATAAACTTGTTTTTTCCTAAACTTTGCTTAGGTTGTAATTCACTTTTATTATCCAATGAACAAACGATTTGTAGTGCTTGCAATCACAGCTTGCCTCATACGAATCATCATTTATTAAAAAACAATGAAACAACAACAAAATTTTACGGTATAATTCCGCTCGAATTTAGTGCTGCCATGCTGTATTTTCATAAAAAAGGAATCGTTCAAAATTTGATACACAATTTAAAATACAAAAATCATCAAGAAATTGGCACTTTACTAGGAAGATGGTACGCTAAAGATTTAGAAGCTATATCAAAAGTAAAAATGTTTTCTGAAATAATTCCTGTACCGCTTCACAAAAAAAGACTAGAAGAAAGAGGTTATAATCAAGTGACTACTTTTTGCGAAGCACTATCAAATGAACTACAAATTCCTTACAATACTACTTTATTGTTAAAAAACCGCTATTCAAAAACACAAACCAAAAAAGACAAAGAAAACAGAAAAGAAATTTCAAACGCTTTATTTGATGTAACTTATACCGAAGCAGATCACAACAAACATTTTTTACTTGTTGATGACGTAATGACAACCGGCGCTACTTTAGAAGCTTGTGCAAAAGCCTTATTAAAAATTCCAAACAGCAAAGTTAGCATTGTTACTATTGCTTATACACAATCATAA